A single Loxodonta africana isolate mLoxAfr1 chromosome 24, mLoxAfr1.hap2, whole genome shotgun sequence DNA region contains:
- the ZNF133 gene encoding zinc finger protein 133 isoform X3 — translation MQRVLCSPPPWMFTCLCAENHVQLRGSCPGEQKKQQQTCDESSWSDKSKGQEREGARPMFGRTKKRTSGTFSRLPQRQQVNSRNGIRGVEIETRPAQRGIPEETDKLLKRIEVLGFGTVNCGECGLGFSKMTNLLSHQRIHSGEKPYVCGVCEKGFSLKKSLARHQKAHSGEKPIVCRECGRGFNRKSTLIIHERTHSGEKPYMCSECGRGFSQKSNLIIHQRTHSGEKPYVCRECGKGFSQKSAVVRHQRTHSEEKTIVCGDCGLGFSDRSNLISHQRTHSGEKPYACKECGRCFRQRTTLVNHQRTHSKEKPYVCGVCGHSFSQNSTLISHRRTHTGEKPYVCGVCGRGFSLKSHLTRHQNIHSGDKPIVCKDCGRGFSQQSNLIRHQRTHSGEKPMVCEDCGRGFSQKSNLIAHQRTHSGEKPYVCRECGRGFSHQAGLIRHKRKHSRDKPYTCRQCGLGFSNKSTLITHKRLHSEDKPCACRECGQDFTQKSHLLLHQMTHKGEKPYMYRTYGQGFNQKSHLSRPRRIKPVHHKSPFQADLETCSGQSSVPLHSL, via the coding sequence ATGCAACGTGTACTATGCAGTCCTCCCCCTTGGATGTTCACGTGCTTGTGTGCTGAAAATCACGTCCAGCTGAGGGGTTCCTGCCCAGGGGaacagaagaaacagcagcaaacctGTGATGAAAGTTCCTGGAGTGATAAATCAAAAGGTCAGGAGAGAGAAGGTGCCAGACCTATGTTTGGAAGGACAAAGAAAAGGACTTCAGGAACATTCTCCAGGCTACCCCAAAGGCAGCAAGTCAACTCTAGGAATGGCATCAGAGGTGTGGAAATAGAGACCAGACCAGCTCAGAGGGGGATCCCTGAGGAAACAGACAAATTATTGAAGAGGATAGAAGTCTTAGGGTTTGGAACAGTCAACTGTGGAGAGTGTGGACTAGGCTTCAGCAAGATGACAAACCTACTTAGTCACCAGAGGATACACTCAGGGGAGAAGCCttatgtgtgtggggtgtgtgagAAGGGCTTTAGTCTAAAGAAAAGCCTTGCCAGACACCAGAAAGCACATTCAGGGGAGAAACCTATTGTGTGCAGGGAGTGTGGGCGAGGATTTAACCGGAAATCAACACTCATCATACATGAGAGGACACACTCGGGTGAAAAGCCTTATATGTGCAGTGAGTGTGGGCGAGGCTTTAGTCAAAAGTCAAACCTTATCATACACCAGAGGACACACTCAGGGGAGAAGCCTTACGTGTGCAGGGAGTGTGGGAAAGGCTTTAGCCAGAAATCAGCTGTCGTTAGACACCAGAGGACACACTCAGAGGAGAAGACCATTGTGTGTGGTGATTGTGGACTAGGCTTTAGTGATAGGTCAAACCTCATCTCACACCAGAGGACACATTCAGGGGAGAAGCCTTATGCTTGCAAGGAATGTGGACGATGCTTTAGGCAAAGGACAACCCTAGTCAATCACCAGAGGACACACTCAAAGGAGAAGCCttatgtgtgtggggtgtgtgggcACAGTTTTAGCCAGAATTCAACCCTAATCTCACACAGGAGGACACACACAGGGGAGAAGCCTTATGTGTGCGGAGTGTGTGGACGAGGCTTTAGTCTGAAGTCACACCTCACCAGACATCAGAACATACACTCAGGTGATAAGCCCATTGTGTGCAAGGATTGTGGGCGAGGCTTCAGCCAGCAATCAAATCTCATCAGACACCAGAGGACACACTCAGGGGAGAAGCCAATGGTATGTGAAGATTGTGGGCGAGGTTTCAGCCAGAAGTCAAACCTAATTGCACACCAGAGGACACATTCAGGGGAAAAGCCTTATGTGTGCAGGGAATGTGGGAGAGGCTTCAGCCACCAGGCAGGTCTCATCAGGCACAAGAGGAAACACTCAAGGGACAAGCCTTATACATGCAGGCAATGTGGACTTGGTTTTAGCAATAAGTCAACTTTAATTACACATAAGCGGTTACATTCAGAAGACAAGCCTTGTGCGTGCAGAGAATGCGGTCAAGATTTTACCCAAAAGTCACACCTCCTGTTGCATCAGATGACTCACAAGGGAGAGAAGCCTTACATGTACAGGACATATGGGCAAGGCTTTAACCAAAAGTCCCACCTCAGCAGACCCAGGAGGATAAAGCCTGTCCATCACAAGTCCCCATTCCAAGCTGACTTGGAGACTTGTTCAGGGCAATCTTCTGTCCCCTTGCACTCCCTTTGA